The genomic DNA ATCAGCGTCCTCTAAAAATCCGCGTGGTGGCTGCAGTCCGATGAAGATGTTCCCAAACATTTTTCCTGGAATAAGAACCTTTTTTTCGGCAGTCAGAATTGTTCCCGGTGGTTCTCCCCAGTCATGTATAATTTTCTGACTGCATATCTCCGGTATTTTGGAGAGCCAGGTCAGATATTCATCCCTGGATACCAGATCTGCAGATTTACTTAGTAACTCCCCCTCATCCATACATTCGGGTGTGTTCGTCAGACCTGATAAGAGCAGGTGAATAAGTTCCTGTCCTGATGCAGGAAGTATTTCTCCACAATCATATCCCGCATTTTTCATTGCGTGGAGGATTTGAACTACACTTTCCGGAGTATCAAGACCAAATGCGCCACCGATGCAATCATTGGCAAGACCATACTGGTAGAGAATAATTGCAACCCGTCTTTCACAAACCGGAGTACGTCGAAGTGAAGCCCATGATTTTGCCATTTTTGCGACTTTCCGAGTTCTTTCTTCAATTCCATTAATCTTCCTTGAATTTTCATCCGGTTCATGGCATGCAATTGGAATTGAAATAATCTGTCCATCGTATTCTGGCCAGACTACATGAGAAGATATTTCCAAAATAGAAAGTCCTGCGATATTTTCACTCCATTCACCATAACTTTGGTTGGTAGTAATGAGCTGCAGGACGGGAACTCCAAGGGAAGAAAAAAAGTTATCTGGCTGAATTCCTGTTTCCCCTGAACACGATACCGAAAAGCTGAGCTGGGAAAACCCCATCATGATAAGCAGCACATCAATTGTAGTTTTGTCATCCTCCATAAAATAATGGCGAATAATTTCTGAGATTCCAGGTGATCCACTAATTGGATCCGGCGCTGATGAACAAAATACCGGTACGGTATCCAAACCCTCTTCTTCAAGAGAAGAGATGACCAAGTCAACTGCTGCAAGGGATTTCGAAAGGTAGTCGTTTTGCCAAAAGAGAATTCCCGCTTTCAAGGTACTTTTTGGGAGGAACATTCGATATTCTGATATCTGGATGTCCGGGTACCATCCTGGATGATATATACCATGAGTTGGAGGTTGTACTGGTTTAGGAATGCTGTGATCCCCTTTTCCTATCTGCACATACACCCAAAGAAGCAAAGAACGCATGTTCTGTAAACCCCCAAGATGGAGGTATGAATAAACCTGACGATAATCGTCATTTGAGAATGGGAACCAGGATCGATATTCTGTCATTTCCTCTTCGATTGTACTGATAAGAAACACAGGGCATTTCTCTGAATTTATTGTTTCCCGAAGCCGGGGAAATTTCTTAAAATATGGGACTGAACCATGGAGGTTTATTATGATAAAATCTACAGAAGAAATTTCTTTGAGAACATAAGAAAAAACCTCCTCATTTTTATCCAATTCTTCAGAGCAATATTGAATAACATTTATATTACAGGATTCTTTACGTAAATTTTTTGCAGCCTCAAATAGAAGACGATTTTCGCCACTACCAGAACCAAGATAGAAAAGATTAATCATTTTTTCTCCTTTTATTTGATAACAGATGATCCTATGATGACTTTTGCTGGAATGATTGGAATTTCCTCCCGAATGAGTGCATAATAATATTTTACTTTAATGCAAAAAAACTTGTTCTAATAATATCATAAATTCTTGGATGCAATGATGAAATTTTCTGTTTATTATTGCATCGGAGTAAAAGACTTCCATGAAGGTATTTAAAAAAAATGATGGTGACCAGATTACTGCATATATATGTTTTTTAGCAGGGGGATGGTAAGATAGAAAATTGTCTGATATATGCAATAAAGACGTTGAGAGAGTGAATAGAAGCAAATAATTTTTTGTAATTTATTTTATTTTGTCTGATAAAAACAAAAGATGGTATTACCGCAAAGTATTTCTGTATGAACAATAAATTTTGATCTATGTCAAAATTTTTTGGTTATGAACCGAAGCCCAAGACTGCAAAGCTTGCCGATGAGTTTGAAACCAAGGTCCTAATTCGGAGAAACAACAAATCCCTCGTTGGGAGGGTTTTTGTTGACATCATGGAAGATGAATGGAAATTTGCTGTGGGTTTTAACCAGATGGGTATTACCAAACTTCATGGCAGAGAAAATGAATTTGAAGTTCTGTACAGATACCAGCCATCGGAAGAATCAAAGGTGGTTCGCCTTGGAACTGATACCGGTCTTGAGAATGACTATCCTGCTGCGTCATTTCCATCACCTGATGAATTCATCATCTGGGCAATCGGCCAGGAAAAACAGATTCAGCTTTCACCTGCCTGAATGATTCCTCCTTTATTTCTTTCAATTTTTCGATTGTAATTCTGATTATTCATTCTGAAGAAGGCAATATTTAAGGTAAAAAAAGCGCATGGATAAAGATCGGAAAGGATACATTCAGGTATATTGTGGAAACGGAAAGGGGAAAACAACTGCAGCACTAGGTCTCTCGCTCAGGACCCTTCTCTCTGGTGGATCAGTGTATTTTGCCCAGTTTTGTAAAGGATCAGAGACGGCAGAATTGGGGCTGTGTACACTCTTTGATACCTTTGTGATGGAACAGTATGGAACCGGGAAGTTCATTATCAGTGATCCTACTGAAGAAGACCTAAAGCAGGCAAGATTGGGACTTGAACATTGCAAAAGTGTGCTGTCATCCGGTTATTTTGACCTTGTCGTCCTTGATGAGATAATCATGAGTGTCTATTACCGGCTAATCACCATTGAAGAGATTCTCTCTATGCTGAAATCCAGAAAGTCATGGGTTGAAGTGGTACTCACCGGGAGAAAGGCGCCACATGAGTTGATTGAAGCAGCAGATCTGGTCACAGAGATGAAAAAAGTGAAACATTATTTTGATATTGGGGTGAAAGCAAGGAAAGGGATAGAATTCTGATATCTGAAATTTTCTGGGTAATCTGGTTTCTATCCGAGGTTTTGTTATTTCCAGCCAATAAACACTCCAAACATATCATACTGTAAGGGTGAAAGTATCCGAGCAAAACCTGCAGCTTTCAATTTTCTATAGAAACCATGGTTTGTGTCAAGAAGGGGCCATGCCTTCTCTCTTCCGGATACTGTCTCGAGAATCTGATCTTCTGGCATGCCGGTATCTCTCATGTGACGCTCCCATCTGTTTCGGTATATCGATTCAATCCAGTCCTCTTCCGGTCTCATAACATCTCCGCATATAAAAAGTCCACCTGGATTTAGTTTTTGATATATCTCATCAATGAGGTTTTTTCTGAAATTATCAGAGATGTGATGAAGAGTAAGTGTTGATATAATACAATCATAGTTCCCTTCAGGCAGGCCGGTGGTGATGTCACCTTCGATGAATGTGCACCCTGTTAATTCTTCTTTTCTTTTTGCCAGTTCCAGCATCTCTGGAGATTTATCCATGCAGGTGATCTGATATTCAGGATATTGACTGAGCATAAGTGCAGTAAAATACCCGGTCCCTGAACCAAGTTCCATGATAGAGATCTTCCGGTGAGGAATGAATGAAAGGCATGTGGAAAAGAAGAGCTCCGCATTCGGGAGGATGCGAAAGAGGTTCGTGTCGTACTGAGTGATGCGGTTCAAATAATGTTCGTGATCAGACATCATTATATCAAAGGGTTTCATGTATCTTAATTGGTGAGATATTACTCGTAAAATAAACAGCATGAAACTTGTCTTTATTTTTGTTACAGAGTTATCTGAATAATTCAGATAAGGTCTCTCATCACGAGGATTACGATTGGTCTATGTTACTTTCTTTTTGAAGTTTTTATCTCCAACAATTTCTACCTTCATAATGACGTTCTGGTTATCCTCGGTATTTGTAAGAGAGGTTTCCATCAGGTCAGAATGATAATTCGGTTGGTTTGGAGAACGGTCCCTCCCTATTGCCGTGTGCTCCAGATTCTCGTAAAAATTCTCTTTTTTCGAGATTAATTGTCATTTGAATTACTCTCAATTTGTTCCAGACAAAGGGAAATGATTGAATAAATCATTTTTTTATCTTCTGACTTGACCAAAAATGGAATATTTTATTCTTTTTCTGAAAATGAAATGTAATTATGGGCTATTTATCCTGTAACAATTTTACCTCATCAATACCTTACAAGACTGGTGCATAATATTCGCCCATTTCTGTTCCGGAAACAAAGGTATCAGCATACTCTTGTAAGACATCTTTTGGATTAAGGTCTTTACATTCATCCGGGTGCAATGCCTTTGCAAGATATACGAGACCAGCCGGACTCCGGGGACCATAAACAAGGTCTCCATTCAGGACAAACACTTGTTTTTCTTTTACTGCATCAAGTGAGTCAAACCCGGTTCTTGCAATCATCTCTTCCCTGACCTGTTCCAGCGTTTTATCCGGCTTAAGGGAGACTGTTTTTATAATTACCGACGGATTCTCACTCATAACCCATTCAGGAGTGACTTTTGGCCATTGTTCACCAAGACTTGCAGCAAGGTTTTTTCCCCTGGCTATTCCCATAAGAATATCTATTCCGCTGTCTTTGCCCTGAGCAGAATAATCAGAATATCCTTCAATGTATGCTGTCGGGAGATCTTGTTCAGGAATATTTTTCAACCGTGACGTAACTTCATCCTCCCATTTCTTCATGAAGGTAAGATATTGTTCTGCTTTCTCATCAGCACCGATCAATGTTCCCAGAGATGTAATATCCTGTTTAAGAGTATTGAATTTATAACAGTCAAGATAAATCAGATTAATTCCTGCGTTTTTCAACTGTTCAGCGTTCTTTGGTTTGGAACTGGAATACGAAATGACGGCATCTGGTTTTAATGCAAGAATCCGCTCAATACCGGGTGTCTGCCAGTCTCCAACACTTATCGCGTTTGGCATGTGTTTCATGAGTGCAGTATCTTTCATGGTACTATCAGTAAGACCAATTATGCTGTTTCCTGCCCCAAGAATCACCAATGCTTCTGCTGCATCACTGTTCAGGCAGATAATCCTTTTCGCAGCAAATGGAAGGGTGATGGTATCTCCTGACGTATCGGTGAATGAGACATCAGCAGAGCAAAATGGTAGTATTAATCCACAAACAATGACGAATATCGCGAAGTAGGAAATGTACGAGTTTTTCATCATGGTAATCATCAGTTTTTTGTTCGTCTGGCAATACAAAAAGCGTAGGAATTCTCATACCTGGACTTTTCTGAATACATGAACTGCAACTCCGATTATGGACACACACAAGATGGATAAAAATCCGATCTGAGTCAGAGGAATCTCTCCGGTCTGGAAGATCCTGATCCCATCTATCGCAAAACTGAGCGGATTTATTTGGGCTACAGGTATTAGCCATGAGGGCATCTGTTCGTAGGGCATCATTGCCGATGAGGAGAAAAACAGGGGCATCGTAATCATTGCGTTGGCAGCAGCATATTGATCATGATCATCCAGGTAGATCGCAATAGACGCCGCTGCTGAAGCGAGTAATGCCCCGAAAATGATCAGGATAAGGTATGTTCCTGCTAATTGGGATGGAGTATAGAGTTTCGCCCCAACAAGAAAAGCGAAGCAGAGAATTATCGTTGACTGAATAATTCCCCTGATTGAAATTACCAGAATCTTTCCAAACAGAATACTTTCCCGTGGTGGGGGAAGAGCAAGAAATTTATTAAAAAATCCAAGCATGCGGTCAAGAATGAGTAGTCCTCCACCAGCGAGCGATGCTGAGAGAATAGTCATCACAAGAATTCCCGGGGTTACAAAGTCGATGTAATTATCGGTAAAGGATATCGGAAGGGCCAGGCCTACAAAGAGGAGCCACGCTGCAGGCATGACCATGGCGGAAATAAACCCCCATTTCCCTCTGAACCAACGGATCAAATCCCGACGGCAGTATACCAGAATCGGATTCATCCTCTCCTCCCGGTCATATTTCGAAACGTGCTTAGATTAAAAGGACCCTTATCCTCTTCAGTTCCGACAAGATGGAGAAATACATCATCCAGAGAAGGTTTTCGAAGTGACATGGCGGTTACGGTCACGCCATTTACACTCAGGGCATCTTTGATTTGAGGGAGAGCCTCGTCTCCCGAATCAGCATAGAAGATTATGCTTTCATCTTCGAAAAAGGCGAACCTGACACCGGGAAGATCAACTCCTGTGTATGTACCTGAAACAGATACCGAAATTACATCTTTTGAGATAATTTTTTTAAGATTTTCCGGAGTGTCTATCGCCTTGATAGTGCCATGATCAATAATTGCAACCCTATCACAGTACTTATCAGCTTCATCCATGTAGTGTGTCGTTACAAAAATCGTCATCCCGGCATTGCGGAGTTTCTTAATATGCTCCCAGATCTTTTTTCGGGCTGCTACATCAAGCCCAACCGTGGGTTCATCAAGGAATAGAACCTTGGGATTGTGGACAAGAGCCTGGGCAAGTTCCAGTCTTCTTCTCATTCCACCGGAGTATACTTTGGCATATTCATCAGCACGGTCGGATAGTTCCAATATCCGGAGTACTTCTTCGGATCGTTCAGCCGGGTTTTGGACTCCGTACAGTTCTGCAAACATATGAATATTCTCTCTCCCGGTAAGCCTGACGTCAACTGCCATATCCTGCGGGACATAACTGATCGAATCCCTGACTTTCCTTGGTTCGGTCTGGATATTATATCCACAGATTTCTGCAGTTCCTTCTGTCGGTTCGAGGAGAGTTGTCAGCATCAGAACCGTGGTTGTTTTTCCTGAACCATTTGGACCGAGAATGCCAAATATCTCGTTTCCAACGGAGAGATTGATTTGATTTACAGCACAGAGGTTACCGAAGTTTTTTGTAAGCTTTTTCGTGATTATTTTACTATATGGACAGTTTTGAATTTCTTTTTTCATTCAGATCACATTTATCGGTTTGGGAGATGTCCGGTCTTCTGCCTTTTTCCAATCAGGTAAAACGTACCTGCCTGCATCTGTTGTGACAAACTGCATGGGGATTCCATATACTGAAATGATATTTTCCTCAGTCATTACCTCTTCAACAGTTCCCATACTCACAATCTCTCCTTTATCCAGCAGGATTACCCGATCTGCGTAATGATAAGCAAAATTAAGATCATGCACTGCTACCAAAACAGATCGACTTTGAGAATCTGCGATTCTTTTAATCATCTGGAATACATCAATCTGGTGCTTGATATCAAGGGCACTGGTTGGTTCATCAAACAGGAAATAATCCGGTTCCTGGGCAATTGCACGGGCAATGAAAACCCGTTGTCGTTCTCCTCCAGATAATTCGGTGAGCATTTTTTCAGCCATGGATGTGATATGGAGCATTTCCATTGCAGTATCGACTTTTGCCAGGTCATGCTGGGTCAGTGACCATTGTACATGGGGGCGGCGACCAAGAATGACAGCTTCAAGGACTGTTGAAGAGGTGAGATACTGAAAATCCTGGGGGACATACCCAATCTTTTTCGCTATCTCATTCCGGGAAATAGAATCCAGGTTCTGACCTTCCAATGAAAGGTTCCCATATTTAGGCTCCATAATTCCTGCAATTGTCTTGATTAACGTGCTTTTACCTGATCCGTTCGGTCCGATGATACACAGAACTTCTCCAAGAGGAAGAGAGAAACTGATATCAGAGAGGACACGAATGGATCCATAATGCACAGATAATTTTTCAACGACAAGTGTCATAATCCGCCTCTCATGTGATCATCCGGTGTTTTCCCCGTAATATGAGGAACATGAAAAAGATACCCCCGATTACATACATGATAACCCCGACCGGGATCTCAACCGGGTCCATAATCGTTCGTGCAGCGGTATCCGAGATCAACAGAATGAGTGCTCCCAGGAGGGCGGAACAGGGGATCAGGAACCGGTTATCATTTCCAATCAGCATTCTGCCGATATGGGGGCCCATCAGACCAATAAATCCGATAATCCCGGTAAATGCAAGGCAAGCTGATGCTGCCAGGGTTGAGACGAACAGTCCGGTCAGACGAAGTCTGTTCACATTGACCCCCAGGTTTTTTGCAACATCATCTCCGGCTGAGAGGGTATTGAGATCCCAGGCTTTGGATTCCAGATAAAGGAAACAGAGGAGTGAAATTGGAGCGACGATAATAATTGCTCCCCAGTTCGCACCCCACATCCCTCCCATCAACCAGAGGGTAATCTCCCTGAGTTTTTCATCATTTGTCAAATACTTCAGAATCATGACACCGGCAGTGAAGATATACCCGATAACAACCCCGGCAAGGATAAGGGTAGCACTTGATGAACCTTTCATCTGTGAGATTGCATAAATAAAAAGAATTGAAAACCATCCCAGAAGGAATGCTGAAAAGATGATGACGCCGTTTTGAAATTCTTTCGGGATGAAAGGCATAAGGGAGGCTCCAAAGACGATAGCCAGGGCAGCACCGAATGATGCTGCGGATGAGAGTCCAAGGGTAAAAGGACTTACAAGCGGATTTCGAAGGAGTGCCTGCATGACACATCCGGCTATCGCAAGACTTATACCGGTAAATATTGCAAGAAGTACCCGTGGCATTCTGAAATCAATCACCACCGTCTTTTCAGAAGGGAAATCTTTCAGAAGATCCGGGTTCATTACTGCCTGATGAACTATGGTAAGGATCCGATCAAAGGAGAGATGGTAGGATCCTGCATTCAGGGCATAAATACTTGCACAAAAGAGGAGAATGGTAAGCCCTGTGATAACTATGAATTTCTGTTTTCTCCCGGATAGGTATAGGGAGATGGATGCATTTTCTGGTGATTTCATCAAAAATTTCTCTGATGGTACATGAAGTAATTCATATTCAAGCCAAGGATGTTTTCATTCCTGATACTACTGCACTGGATAGATCTGAAGCAGTCAGATCTGAGATCTGGAAGTATCGTCCCTGTGTCCGCTGTGCAATGAAAGGACAGAATCCAAGTTGAATACTTAACCGTCCTTTCTGTTTTGATTCGGTATCGATAATGACGGTTTCAATTCCGGCTTTTACCAGGTCATCGGTAATTAATCCAATCTCATCTTTCAGTTTTCCTCCATTTCCGACATTCGCCCGTCCATCGGTAATAAGAACGAGTAGGGGAAGTAATGATGGATACTTTTGTTTCTCCCGCATGAGTATTGTAAGGGATTTTTGCAATCCGGCTGCAAGCGGGGTTTTTCCACCGGTTGGCAGTTCAGATAAGCGCTGGTATGCAAGATCTATGCTGGATGTAAGGGGCAGAACCACATCTGCTCCTTCACCCCGGAATGCAACAAGGCCGACACGATCCCGGTTCTGGTAGGAATCTTCAAGCAGGGAGAAAATAGCCCCTTTTGCTGCCTCCATCCGCTGTTCAACCCCCATCGAACCACTTGCATCCACGACAAAGAGGGTGGCAGTGGCCGTTTTTCCTATCCGTTTCTTCTGAAGGACTTCATCTGAACGGATAACTATGGCCAATGAGTCTGACAGACGCATCTTCTGATACGGGGAAACGGCCCGGATTGTGGCATCAAGGGCGATGTCACGTCCGGTTGGTCTTTTTTCCGCACCGATATACTGACCACGCCGGTCTCCTCCGTTCGTATCAAACCGTCGCCCCGGGGCGTATCGTTTTTCAACCGTTCTTCGGTCCGGTGATTTTATCTTATCCGGATCTATGGGCGATCCAATCCGGAACACCTGCTGTTCCTTTGGAGCGTTCCCTTGTGAAGCTGATGGATCTGTTCTGTTTTCTGGTTCAGATTGCTGGTTTTGTCCCTTGGATTCCTGTTGATCAGATGGGGGTTGATCCGGAGGGTTGTCCTGCTGATTCTCCTGATTTTGGGAAGGTTCGTTCATCAGGTCATCAAGCTTTTCCGGATCAACTTTTGGCTCCTCAAACGGTCTTCTTCTCATCCGGTGGGGAAGGGCAAGTTCAATAGCCTCCCGAAGGTCGTCCTGGTTTACGGTCTTCCGACCATCAAATGCTGCTATGGTCTTCGCTGTCCTGACAATGGTGATCTCGGCCCGGTGTGTTCGTACCCCAAGGCCAATGCACACATCCACTGCTTTTCGCACCAGATCATCTGAAATCGTTACACTGGGGAGGATTTTTATCGCTTTCCGAATCTTTTTTGCGATATCTTTCTGCTTTCTTTTGAATTTCTGACGGAAGGTATCCGGATCTTTTAAAAACTCTTCAGATGTCTTGACGATCGCCATTCGTTCATCCGGATTATCAAGTGCCTCAACCGATACCTGGAGTCCGAACCGGTCTAGTAACTGGGGTCTCAGTTCTCCCTCCTCAGGGTTCATTGTGCCGATGAGAATAAACCGTGAGGGGTGTGAAAATGATATTCCTTCACGTTCAACCGTGTTCACCCCCATGGCGGCTGCATCAAGAAGCACATCAACGACATGATCATCAAGAAGGTTTACTTCATCAATATACAGAATTCCGCGATTTGCATCAGCGAGTATTCCAGGTTCAAGTGCTTTAATTCCTTCCTTTAATGCCCGCTCAATGTCTATCGTGCCGACAACCCGATCCTCGGTTGCCCCGACCGGTAAATTCACCACCCGTATCTGCTGGTCTTTTGGATTTGGCAGAGATTTTTGTTTCTTTTTTTCTGCACAGAGTTCACAAAATTCAGATTCTTTTTTCGGATCACAGGAGAACGGGCACCCGGGAACTACCGTTATCATGGGAAGTATTTCGGCAAGAGACCGGACCGCGGTTGATTTTGCAGTCCCCTTCTCACCCCGGATAAGGACACCTCCGATGGTCGGGTTGATAGCATTCAGGACCAGGGCTTTTTTCATCTGGTCCTGGCCGATAATAGCAGTAAATGGAATAAGCGGTTTTTTATGATGATGAGACATTATTTCCCCCCTTTCATATGACCAATCTTTTCTTTCCAGGCCGAAATATCATTCATCGTGTAGATATCGATAGATCCACCCTGTACCTGACCGTAACTTCCATCCATCCGGTCTTCCATCCATCCTTCAATCATCAGATATGCCTCTTTTACTCCCTCAATTACATCCGGATCTGCTTCCCAGACTCCCCGTTCATGAGCTTCAAGGAGTCTGCGTCCAATCTCTTCGAGAGCATAGGGATTGTTCTCTTCAAAAAAGTCCCGGTTCTCCTGATTTAAGATGAAGGCCCGGGCAATGTCATCAAAGATCCAGTCATCCACCTGTCCGGTTGTGGCATCCCAGCCATAAACCCTGCCAATTCTTCGGGAGAGTTCACTTGCGCCGGAGTACCCGTGTTCTTTCAGACCGTCGATATATTTTGGATTGAGAAGTTTTGTCCTCACAACCCTGGTTAATTCTTCTGCAAGAGTCCGGACTTCTACCTGGCTGGGGTCGCGGGTATCCCCATAATAGGTGGCTATTTTTTGACCTTTCACAGTCTCTGCAGCGATGGTCATGCCCCCGTGCGTCCCGAAATAGCAGCAGCAGCCAAGGAGATCATACTCATCGGTTGCTGTTTTATTGAACGTGACATCAACGGTTTTCAGCTGGGCGATGAGATCATCATGTGCGGGTCTTCCATAGACGCCCTTTCCATACCCGTACCCGTTCCAGGCGATGTAAATATCTGCAAGTTCTGTCTCTTCTTTCCATGCAGAGGCATAGAGAGCCAGGTTTACTCCCATTCCATACGTCCCGGCCCGGCTGCCAAAGATCCGGGGCATTAGTCCGGATTTATCTGCCTGATGTTTCCTGACATAATTCATCTCGTCCGGTTCATGAAGTGCCGCGACCTGAGCAACTGCATCATCCAGCAGATCAATACAGTTGTAGAAACAGTCACGGAGAATGCCTGATGCCCGGACATTGATATCGATTCTCGGCCTTCCCAGTGTTGACAGGGGGAGTATTTTCAGACTGGTCACCCGTCCCTGCCGGTATACCGGTTCAACACCGAGCAGATGGAGAAGTTTTCCGAATGTTTCCCCATCTGACCACATGATGTCTGATGCCATCCAGTAGACGGCCACGGTCTCCGGGTACCTGCCTTCTTCAGTCCGGTACTTTTCCAGCAGAACCTCTGCCAGTTTTCTCCCAACCCTGAATGCTGCCTCAGTTGGAACCGAGTATGGGTCAAGACTGTAAAAATTCCTCCCGGTTGGAAGAATATCGGTTCTGCCCCTGCTGACAAGACCTGACGGACCTGGCTCTATATATGCTGCGGAGAGTGCCCTGAGTAATGCCTCATGCTCATCAGAAGAACCGATGAGATCTGAGAGCTCGATAACTTTTTCCGAAACCTGGCTCAGTAATGGAGAATCAGGTCGGATCAGTCGTTCTCCTAAGGCTATTTCAGCAGCATTCCGAGGATTCTCCCCCTCCAGAAGAGCAGAGACAAATTTTTTTGCCTGGTCATCCAGCATCCGGTGAAGTGCAAATTCACCGGCTTTTGGTATCATATCAAGGCCTGCAAGATCCAGCATAAGTGTACGCAGTTCCTGGTTGAACCTGAGCAGGCCGGTGATGTATGCTGCCCGTTTCTCTCCGATGGGAATTGAACCAAAGATGTGCATCCCATCTGGAATCTGGCTGTTATATATCTGTGTCAATGATGTATGAGCGGCTTTTATGACCTCATCCATTCCTCCTCCTGATTCTTTGATCTGTTCCAGTTTGATCTCCTGCCCGAGATTGGATCTCCTGATAAGGTCTAGGATAACATGTTCCAGAGCATGGGCTCGTGCAGGATCTGCATCCCTGGCACGGGTATATTCATCTATTCGGTCTGCTAATTCTGATAATTCTCCATAAAGGCCGCTTTCAGTCATAATGGACTGCATATGACCAATGAGGGTTGCTGCAGT from Methanospirillum hungatei JF-1 includes the following:
- the cobN gene encoding cobaltochelatase subunit CobN, which codes for MKISGIIWGGELPLLTRACNSQGIEHAFITSTAARNLDTLNTYIAHLNTADLIIIHPSTDPFWDDVIPKIPEGIPVIPIGYDQEGLSASTVPVKVAATASAYYIYGGEKNLDHLIRYLRAEVLHEDMSYDPPEPAVWDGIYHPDADRIYTSTDDYFTWRGKTHTSTIGILFYRLYWANRDLKVINALIRRLEQEHNVIPVFCIGTGDADLGARPGQEVIDHYFTGKIDLLINLQSVTLSRNTKETVEGLKSLNVPIIHPVIIYNRSQADWEQDSAGLTASEIGWAIVVPEFLGMTSMIPAGVKSPDDPLMGETEWHDPLPERIDRIGQLVSGWIRLKQKNPAERRVAFILNNAPCASIEATVGTAAHLDALESVAQILQMMNNAGYTVDPPADGKELITTILERKALSEFRWTSVTETVTKGGALALLGRETWEPWITSLPRKLQDQLRETWGDPPGEEKDGVPAGMIYEGKLVITGISYGNILVMTQPKRGCAGSRCDGQVCKILHDPDIPPPYHYFATYQYLVKEFQADAIVHVGTHGTLEFLPGKSVVLSDSCLPDAVLGPVPFLYIYNTDNPPEGTIAKRRTAATLIGHMQSIMTESGLYGELSELADRIDEYTRARDADPARAHALEHVILDLIRRSNLGQEIKLEQIKESGGGMDEVIKAAHTSLTQIYNSQIPDGMHIFGSIPIGEKRAAYITGLLRFNQELRTLMLDLAGLDMIPKAGEFALHRMLDDQAKKFVSALLEGENPRNAAEIALGERLIRPDSPLLSQVSEKVIELSDLIGSSDEHEALLRALSAAYIEPGPSGLVSRGRTDILPTGRNFYSLDPYSVPTEAAFRVGRKLAEVLLEKYRTEEGRYPETVAVYWMASDIMWSDGETFGKLLHLLGVEPVYRQGRVTSLKILPLSTLGRPRIDINVRASGILRDCFYNCIDLLDDAVAQVAALHEPDEMNYVRKHQADKSGLMPRIFGSRAGTYGMGVNLALYASAWKEETELADIYIAWNGYGYGKGVYGRPAHDDLIAQLKTVDVTFNKTATDEYDLLGCCCYFGTHGGMTIAAETVKGQKIATYYGDTRDPSQVEVRTLAEELTRVVRTKLLNPKYIDGLKEHGYSGASELSRRIGRVYGWDATTGQVDDWIFDDIARAFILNQENRDFFEENNPYALEEIGRRLLEAHERGVWEADPDVIEGVKEAYLMIEGWMEDRMDGSYGQVQGGSIDIYTMNDISAWKEKIGHMKGGK